ACCGACCAACACAGGTTAGTAATCACTTAGCCgtgaaagaagggggggggggggggggcatttgcaGTAGAAAAAAATAGCAGCACTAGGGTTTATGTAAGGATAATGACACAGTCCTGTTAAAACCTGAAAtatgtcactatccctttaaagaaggtggaatcactgggaggtgccaaaatgttaagcacccccttgtgattgtattcacttacctgatacccctggctggtgctcctgttatcaaaaaaatgcaccagcccagggtacatgcaggccagAGATCCTCTTcagtcttctttctttgtgccagctatgcatgcacagtagaattaAAAGCCGCACTTTAACGAAACAGTTGGTTTTTGACTATACTATGCATGTGTGGGCACCAGGATCGCAGCAAAAGGGGAagggaagaggatcactcgcctGTATGTACCCACAGCTGGTTTAATTGTCTGCTAATAGGCGCACCAGCCtagggagtgcctaacattttgccacccccctGTGAtgccacctttccttctcctttaagtaataatTTAAACCCTAGAGTGAAAAATTGCCCCAGTGCAAAAACATCTATCATCAACATATCTGCTGTTTTTCACAACTCAGCACAGAGACAGGAATGTGGTGTTTGGTTCAGTTGGTTGGACAACTACTATCATAGCCATCATCAGACTCAAATGTGTGggaggacatatatatatatataagaaatatatatatatagccaataaaaaaagacaataaagaATGTGCTGTCAATTAGTTGTGTCGACATATGCACATTTTTCCTTGCAGCCATTGCTAACCATGTgttataaaaaacaataaatctgTCTCTATAAGTGCTGTAAATGGTGCATTGGGGTATACTATTAACAAAAGGTTTGGAGGGGCTATATTTGTCATAAAGCTTAGCTGGTTTTTATCCAAACATATATCAGCTCTGCACAGTTACAACCAATGCAAAAGTACCTATGGGGACTAGTATACACATCAGAAGACAAAGAGAAACAGGaatcaaaaacacacacacacacacacatatatatatatatatatatatatatatatatatatatatatatatatatatataatcaagttCTACTTCTACATCGCTAAAAGTTATTTTACCATAAATGAGATACATTACCTGCAGTTCACTGTCTTTTCACCGCCCTCAAATTCAGATTTCTTTCCCCAGCGTTTAGGAATCTCCAGCACCATCACTCCTTTGCTTCCAACCAGAGCAACATGATGTTGTGTGGGGCTTAGCAACACCTCATTAACTTCAAAAAGTGGAGGATTTGTACAAAGCAGTTTCTATTACAATAAGAAAAGAAACCATTAAATTGACAAAACTGAAATCAAATCTATTTATTTTTAGTGTGTGTTTTCTCTCTTATGTTTGCACTTTTTTAACTGCAGCTCAGAGTTAATTTGATAACcaaacagcattttaaaattcAGGTTAGACTTAGATTTGTGCATGCACATTAGACAAATGTTACTCTAAGACACATGTGTAAGTCTAAGTCTGCACTAGGcaaactgtgggttctggcaaatgccagagaggcttctgtaagatgccaatcactatttagtgggctggtgagcAGCTgcttactttaaaggacatgtaaagcctacatttccctacaatgtatatcagttgggcacgtctcccccacccaaatggcatcatttgtactgcatatatcccctctgtttgcctgcaccatcacatgttcctgaagcaaatagcagctttcacccggtggccagttttcctctgatacataatcagatacatttaaatctgcaaacagcatacacacacagacccttattcagcatacatttcatcaagaatacaggctcagacaggcacaactgtctatgataaaagttctgctttgtttgagctgagttcAGGAgaagaggttaggagaaaaaaattaaagcagacagctagagctgagtttctatgggaaccagcaatgccatctcttctggctgctagactggggtgtgtgtttagtaatctgagcttagaacaactgagcatgcccacaaaccagaagtcaaagcaaattcctgatgagggggctgagtgggttacaggaggagaaggaaatataagtgattaaggagatgttgcagccttacgattaacctctggacaaccagagtggcaggtattgaaagatttcaaggaGGCTGTTCtctgattaaatttgtgtgtgtggggtttacatgtcctttaaataccaGTGTCTAGGGTTGCgataagggggaaaaaaaaaaaaaggtaacggAGGCCAGTATTTCCCCAAGTAATTCCATCCATTCCTTTTAACAAGACAAAAATGAAAACAAGCCATGACAATACATTTGTAATTTGTCTTCAAAAGGAAGATAATTGGTGTACATTCTTAGGGGGCACTCAGTAAATGAAGCAGCAagttatttactttaaaaaggaAGGTCAGAGGAGCTAGAAATGTCCAAGCCATATGGGGAACCTGAGGCCCAACAACATCACCAACTTTTAGCTGTTATAACGACAATAGCAGTAGTAGTTCACCAATAAATGAAGGGGCCTAGGATAGACATCTCTCAGCAGGCAGCTACCATGCTCAGTTGTACAAGTGCTGGAATGATACCTGGCTCACTTACCTGCTCACCACTGCTCCCTGTGCTCTCCACACTTAGACTCCTCAGTCTGACAGTGAGAAAGGCGCACTCCTCCGAGTCCCACACCAATAGATCTCCATCGAGGACGCACAGCAAGTTCCTCAGTTGCTTGTCTTTCCTTGTCCGCCTTTCACCCTCTTCCCTAAGTTCTTCGACTTCCCTCGTCCGTTCTTTCAGACGGGAGAAGAGCGCATGTTCACTAAGCGAGCTCTGCCAATGTTCCCCCGCCGCCATCTTTCACTTCCACCATCAAAACCCCCGCACTGGCTAATACTAGTGACGTTGCGGGACGTGACCAATCAGATGCGTCTGCCGGCTTCTAACACCCTCCCTTGTCTAATATCAGCAAGTTATGCGCGCTATAATGAACCAGCCAATAGGGGCTCCCAGTATGTTTCTGGTCTGGAGCCCTAGCATAGGACTTGAGATATTTTCCCGTTAAATTTGCAGGGATTTGTACTGCACAGCATAAATGTCATGACATTATTCTGCGTGCGTTTAATTATACATAAATGGAACATCCCTTTCTTCATCCGTATTTCATAGCTGCAGTGCTTAGCAGAAGGTATATTGTCACAAGGAATTATAGACTGCTTGTTTGGCTAAACTAAGCAATAGCTATTAAATTGAGTGAAACAAAGTCTCCATTAGAAGTATTTTAGACTGGAGGtgctttttattattagaaataaaGGAAGGACTGATTCCAAAATCTCTTACACTCTAATATTAAAGTTTTTAAGGACTGTACGATCTATTTTCCTGCCCTGAAAATTTGATAAGGTACTCGCACACGGGGTGCTTCATTAGCTAGCAGATCTCCACTCTCATGGGCAATGAAGCAGCTGACACTACCTGCCCTGCTGTGGTTGTGTGAATTGCCACATGgaaaatcacaaaacaaaaaaggtagcactgtgttagccagtgtaaaaaacaaacacaaatacaagagtattgtagaaatgattaCCAGGGCGATCCCTGGTAATCACCTGAAAATGCATTTTGAGCGATTACCTTGGATTGCCGCATGTGTGGTGTATTACATGCAGCAATTCATATAAAAGTGAAGAAGCAGGCTTCATTACCTATGGGGAATGCCCAGAGTCGAGCATTAACTTAATAAAAGGGGTAGTTGACACGTTTATTACACGTTCTGCCTGCTCGCCACACAAAATGTCAAAGATGCACGTTGTACCCAAATATACACAATTCACTAAACAACACAAATGTTTGCGGCCACTACACCAAGCTTAAATATTTAGGTACTTTGCGGTACCTGACAATACtcttgcattgtgggaaaatattGCATTGCCTGAAAACATCAGGATATCAATATGTCTCAAATACAGAGCTCTGTAGTCTAAAAATATAATTCTACATTATAACCAAAACTTTCAAAACAATCACTTGTAAGTAGCTCATGCGTGaaattaaagaaacaaaaataacaCACGCCACAACAGTTGCTACACATAAAGACTACAATATCCGTCATACACCGCGCAAGTATCAAGCACCGTCACGTGGTAAGGAAGTATTTAAAAGCTTTTACTAGGCGGCGCTTTTGGAAGTTATTGGTGATTTGTTTATTGTGATGGAGGCTGAAAGGAGGCATCGCGCTTTGTATAAGGGAACTACCCCTCCTTGGAAGGAGACCTACAGAAAGGTGACGGGACTATTGTTGGTTTCCTTTTTATGCGTATATGGTTAAGCGCTTGGTATAAAAGTGTGTTCGCTTGTCCTTTGGTTTGCTCAAAGAATTGACATGTCTAAGGTTAAAATAGAAACCCTCCTGCAAAAATCGTGGAGAAACTACAGCAATTTCTATTCATATCATGGAAGTGTGAGAGTGTCGGAAAGTAATTCGTTATGCTTAATGGGTAATTTTTGATTAAAAGACTGCTTGAAATGCATAGTTGTAACGTTTTCGTTATTTGGGGAACAAATACTTCCCCTGCTACAGTCTATTGATGTTACATTGTACCTGTGTAAAGCAGGTAGCAGTATTTCCTGTCTACTAATCTGTAAAAAGAAATCTGCAGGTAATCCCTTtttttgatttaattaaaaaaatcctgAATGTTATGCTATGCTGCTTTTATGTGAATAATTTAAGGATCAGTTTCCCTTTATTTCTCAGGATGTAAACCAAAGGCTCTTTATTTATATGGTATTTATCATACCCCTTTCAATAAAGGACTTGGTCTTCTCCTTTTTCAAAATGTTACATGCTTTCACTCAACCCATTAACTATGGATGTGCCAAATACTGAACCTTTCACAAGTTTCTTCTAAATTCTTCTGATTCTCTATTAGTTGTCCAGCTTTGAAGTCACATGACTATGGGTTTGGATCCAGTTTGGCTGAAAGTGTTTTCTACAGAAATGGCATGCAGTATGTGttcaaaaagctgttttttttttttttcttatggcaTTTAGCGATGTGTTGAACGACTGAAGAGTAACCGTTCCAAACTCCTGGATAAGTTTCGGCAGGTGGGGGAAAGGATCCATGGAGGGGTTGGTGGCTCTTTCCTTGTGCAGGAGGTGATGGAAGAAGAATGGAAGGCGATGCAGTTTGAAAATGGGAGCTTTCCATCAATGTGGAAGAAAGAGGCCTTCTCCCAGGTAATCCGTTAAAACCAGATTTGGAGACTGCTGTTTGATGTAAATGCATCAGTATGTGGATCATGTGTTTTGTGCAGGGATTGGTACTGGTAAAGGACCCATATCTGACAACAAACTAATTCGGTTCAAGCTCAGAGGTTGGAAATGTGACAtcaaaaaaatctaaatgcaGACAGACCTAAAACTGACACTGACATTCTTCACCTATTATTCCCATACTCTTACTTGTAGTAATTTTTAGCACTAAGGCAGAGTTTTGGCATTGATAAGTGGATGGCTGCTCAAATGGTAAAGCAAGCATTTCTGAACAGTGGTCCTCTCCTCCTGTCACTACAAAGTCTGCTGTTAGTGGAGATTAGATGATTAAGCGCTGATGattcataaatatgtattatgCTCTGTAGGCCAGGTAGGACTTTGTTCATACGAGAACTCTTGGGTGGAGCGAATATTAAGACATCTTGTCTTGGGAAAAGCCTTATGCGTTCTGTGCTCTTTGGCACTTATCGTGGGCTAGCCTTTTGTTCTATACAGGTAATGGATctctgaggtgacttttaatatcctcatttACGGTTCTTAGTGAGGTAAAGCTGTTCTGTTAATTTTGGTTTTAGGCTTTAACCATTATGCAGGATCCTGATGAGTTGGCAACTTTTGAAGAAATAAAGCAAGAGCTTCTTTTGGAAGGTAACTTTAGCTCCCTCTTTCAGCATACGTTTTAGTCAGTTTCCTCCACTTGCATTGCTAAATTCATTGCACATAGCAGTGTATTTTCATAATGGTCATTCATCTCTGTTGGGGACCCGAAAACCACTTCTGCAGTTTCTATAGAATGAAAAAATTGACGGGGACCGCTCTTGGGCATATCTAACAAAATAGTTTCTGTATGCAGTAGTAACATGGGGAAACCAATTTTCTCTTTTCAGAAAAAGCAATGGTTGATGAATTTGAGAATATCCTACAGTTTGAGGAACAGTGTTTAGACTCTGTAGTTGGGCTCAGCACAGGAGATCAAATAGTGTGTCCTGTATGTAATCGGTATGTACAACCTACATCCTTTACTTTTAAATGAGCCTTTTTACCAATACTGGGTTAATATGCACTTTGCAGAGATCATTTAGCCATATGTACTTCTATTCTAACTCCTTAAGATAAATCTAGGCTTTGCGTTGGTGCAAtagtgtaaatttgcccagtattagtAAATGAACCTGACAGttaatgtatatttacattttgtaagaATGTTAAATGACGTGTGTATTTACAGGAATTACCTAACTGTAACAAGCTGCTTCATAGTTTGCCAGTGTGGTGTGTACATTAACACACAGGTAAGTAggtctatatatttttatatacatagtgCTCTACATATTTAGCCTTGCAGTGTTAACAAGGGCCTCTAAATCCACAAACATAACAAACTATGTATACactgtagtttgttttttttgtctgtaagTGAATGCTAAAATCACACACATCTACAAATTGCCCTTTTTGTGTTACTCATGTAAGTGTATtgtagatcagggctgtccaactggaggccttgATGTCCCCATCCATGGGATGGGGGCCCCATCTTGCCCATCTCCTGGTATGACATAATTGACTTCACTATAATTCTGGACCACTCATGTAGTTTATTTACAGCAGAAAGTACTAATGTGTTATTGTACTTTGgagataaaaacatttttttatagcaATATCTGATAAATCAAAGCTGGCTTTTATTTCCATGTAGAATGCCACTACCATGTCATGGCTGTAGTCCTGATTCATGTTTGATGTATATTTTCAGTCTCAAGGGATGAGCATAGAAAAACTGCATTATCTATTGGAGTCTAGCCTAACTGCACATGGGTACCATTGCACTGAGCATCCTGTTTTTTCAGTTGCCACTGAGCTAGGAGGAGCAGGCAGTCTGTTAATGAGCTGTCATGTAAGTATAATTCATGTGAGCATTAATGTAGCCCACAATTAATACTAATGCTCTTTATATGCATTTGACTTTGCTTAAGTGTGTGTATTATAGGTATTTATACCTTCAGAACTTCATCTTGTACCATCAAAcagaatatttaaataataaatatttttgatttttagGCGTGTGATGCAATGGTGGTCATCCTATAACCTGGAAGTGAAGAAATTTCATGCACAACTTGATTAGCACGGAgttcacatttatttatattttctatatataaacatctctaaatgttaaataaaggaaatacttttttaaagttGCTTCATTGAAATTAACTTGTTTGCTTCCCCTCCCCCCTTAAAAAGCATGCTGTAAAATGCCCAATCACCCCACTATCCCTCGTCCTCTCCTCCATATATACCTGAGCTTCAGTACTAAAAATAGAGAGTAGAGCCCACTTAGCAATTTAAGAATCTTTTACTGGGAGAACATATATGTTTAAGCTtatctgggagattagttgcgcgcAACAAGGGAGAtgtgttgcaggcgactaatctcccagtctaccactgccctaaatgcaGTTATCAGAGACAATTACTTGTTTacttaaaaagatttttttttttttttccatacaaaTACATTATCATTTTTGAGCTATTTACCTGTGAAGTAAGCGGTTTCCTATGGCAGAAGCTAGTAGAGCCCCCACCACCACAAGGAGgcaaaggcattttattgccaataaactAGTCcaaatagtgcaagctagaacgctatatttattctgcagaaagctttaccatacctaagtagaCAGAcctagaagggggggggggggggggagagggaaagaGGAGCAAATTGAGCAGGCCCATGCCCTGAAGGTTTTTTCAGAGAGCTGGaaatctgatacagaagaacatgtctacacaaaagacaagaaatctttgttttaatgtttctttgatagaggactcagtgcagcttttctgtgagtgcttatggctgtatttacatagccctgtctcataaagcttacttagtttttacctttccttctcccttaatttGCATATCTTTCCTCCCATTTGTTCAAGAtctttaagggtaagaacccaaggagcagttcagttgcccgctatagatctctgctatcgtgggcaactaattgCTCTTAAAAATGGTTTTCCACCGCCAATTATAGAggttggcgtttttttttttttgcatctcttCAGTAATCCGAAGTCaggcaaagtttcctcctgcaggcagctTTGGAAAAttaagcgatgcaaagggcttttcaccaacgactcctattgttgctggtggaaggCCATTTCAGAGCgcttagttgcccacaatagcaggtctatcgtgggcaactgaactgctccgtgggttcttaccctaaagtaAGTAGCAGCTCTTCCTTGTAATAGACTGTTCTGTGCCTGTAAAATCAGGCACCTAGTGTGTGGGAGTGAACAAATTTGTTTAAGTGAGCAGCTAAGTTTTGGgcaatttaattttaaatagcATGAACTATAGAGGCTATGTCCAACATGAACTTGTAGGCTAATGCCTTTGGCAGACACATACTGCTGTAGGGAGTGAATGAGGGGGTCACAGAGATCAGCCTTCAGTTCTGCAGTGGTGGGTATTCCAGACAAGCAGAAGCAGTTATCTCTtaaatgccatctctttactttTTTGTTTAACATTAGCTGTTTGGGAGCAAGTAAAGAAAAGCTTAATGTATATAGCCAATGAGAACTAATCTGCTGCTGACCAATAAGATTATAGTATGGGCAAGTCTAGGTTTGTGATGTCCCCATGCTCCCATGTGCTTATAACCAATTGGATCTGCAACTTGATTTATCATGCTGGGGGGAACATACTTTATAGTTTTCTTAGAGTTGTATTCACTGAAGGTGAACAAACcttttaaaggaaaggtaaaaagtcctctatcaaaaaaaaaaaaaaaaacaggatttatttgcctgtctttttttgtaaacatgttctttggtatctgacttccttacTCAGAAAAACTCTTCATTCCAGGTGCCAGAGTTTGTGCTGCTCTCCCCCaacccttagaaatgtgtaatctgagctatgactgctaagctgcaagcaggaagctgcAATATGAAACAAAgcaagcttctagggctctttattcaggtggtaaagctttctgcagaataaataatgcattctaggtggcaaatctattggcagtaaaatgccaaaatgactttccttctttttaaAGCTGGACTCTCTGTTCTTTTCCACTGCTAAGAGTAAAGCTTTGCTGCCCCTCTAGACCAAATAACAGTAACTGAAAATGGTAGACATGTGCAGACCGGATGTCTTGAGTCTGTCCCCCATCCCAAACTTTTATTCTGATACCCTACCCTATTAATTTTGCTGGAGTATCTGTACACAACTTTTGCTGTAGTATTTAGAGCTAGCGTAAGGTGGTGAGGCAACTGCActagaaaatgcattttttttttcgatTAGCCATACTGGTACTTTGGTTGTAGATAGATAAGTTTGCATCCATCAGAAAAGCATTATATGTACCACCTATGGTATTGGTGAAAGAAACAATTGGCCTCTTTATGAGATATTCTAAAAGGAAACCTTTCAACACACATTTGCAGTATATAACAGAGTGCCCCCTGCTATACTAAATTGCCAACTTCACTTGTGCTTTCTTGCTTTAATGTGTGCTgttttaaaatggctgctgccaaGTTAATGGGCAAACTTCCTCTGCCTGCTGAGATTCAAGCTGTGCCTGCGCTGCGGcttctgtaaataaatgtatgctcacaaacatggcaattgtgcatCTTCCTAATAGGCAGTAGGtagttttttttctaaagggGTTTTATCACCTACCTAAACAGTTACACACAGAAGGGATTGTACAGCACAGTAAAGGTATGCCTGTCCAATGGAGTTAAGATCTTTAAtaaactttccttgtccttttaaaatGGGCAGCAAATGTGAAAATAAAACCTTCAGCAAAACTACCACACGTAGTTAGAGACTGTGTACATCCCTTTTGAGAATGAGCTAAATGAATAGGGCTgatcatactttttgcctattgttttaattaatctATGGTTTGTTATTTTTTGGCACTGAACAAAAATATGAAGCCAGATTCACTTCCTGTCATTGTCACTTACTGAACTGATAAAACTAGTTACCAGTCCAAAGAAAAGTCCCTGATTAATTACAActataggcagaatgtaatttcaacacttaggggcccattcattaaacatatttttgtggttaaaatcacgatatgccaaaaatttggagtaaccacaataatttctgatgttcgaaaatgtcacgaaaatcgtttattggtcgtacgaaaatattgtggttgtgttctgaaagtcacaatttTTGGATCTGAACattcgtaaacggcgcaaaaacctttctggctttgaaaccttcaatgtatgattttggaagccttccatggcactctacagatcaaacctggccaaaagatagccacgataccaaagcttgaatgaattctgaaatggttgtattctttgcgaaaaatacgactttctgtggaagttaacgaaaaccacaaaaaagttgtggaattttaatgaaattatcgtggacataacgaaaagttctataagttggaaaaagataaaaaattttctaaaaaaaactgaAGGTGTTTTTAGGTCTATGCTGTCCCTTTACGTATGAAAATGGTGTAGGCATATAAGGAAACAATACACAGAAATAAACTTAATTAAGTTTTAAGAAGTTAGATCTGTttctgaaatatatttattaaaaaataatagatGAAGCCTTAcataagcaaaaaaacaaaagggtTGTCTAAACATAAGTGGGTTTAAGCAAATCTTGTTACATCAATAGACACCATTTTTGTTATGGATGATTTTGTTTTCTACATACTTTGACATTTGTTATagaatgtaaaaaacaaaaaaaaaaacctcttgccTTTTCACAATTTTAAATCTGTCCGATTTTACAACACATCCCACAGATTTAAAATGTCCATTATGCAAGATGACATGCAACAAGATCCTCCTCTGGCCGCAACCTTTAGAACAGAAGGTGATTGCTTCTCAATGTCTTCTTAGCATTTAACAAAGTCTTTAAGGTTTTCTAGAAACTTGATGTATTCCTGGTGCTCCAAAGCAGTGCTTAGTTCCACTAGCTCATCAGCAAAAGTATTATCCACTCCACGGTCAGCCAAAAAATCCATTAAGTGATCATAAAGGGCCTACAAAAGATTCAAACACCAGTAGTTAATATACAAAGTTATCACAACGTCTTTACCTGATATTTAAGCAGGGACACTGGTGCAATTATGAccaagtcagtaaccaatcatcaGAACAGTCTACTTAACATACAATATTTTAAACCAACAAATGGTTGCTAAACTGAGGCCAATTTAGAAGATATTACTGATGCATGGGGCAGGTTGCAGGACAAACTTAAGGTCCCTTCCTGCTCATGACATCACCATCTATACCTCAGCCTCTCCAGTGATATTACCACTACAAAGCCCTCCGCTTTAATATCAGACTAGCTTCAAGACAGTCTAAAGACCTCTAGACAGTACAAGATCCTGcaaagggctatggcacacaggacaATTTGTGATTTAAGCAGCCAAAAAACCTATCGACTTCTATGCGAATCACTTGCAAGACAACTTTCCCATGTTTTCAGACAACTAATAAGTTAAGTACATAAGTAAAGCCTGTTGTTAGAGATTCACACAGAAGTCATTGGGTGCTTTTGCAGTTTATGTggcctactaaaaaaaaacaaaaaaacatggttttcAAGTACCCAAATCTGCCTTTGGTGCCATACCCACCAGGTGGGTTGGTCATGGATTTTgacatgaaaatgtaaaatgttggtttaaaaaagCTATACCAACCCAGTCAAGTGAATCAGTGTTAAGTGTATAGCTGTTCTCCTTCCATTCTGTATCTCCTGTGGGCTGAAAGCTAACCTCCCGAATAGTAAAAATGTCactttcttcctcttcttccccATGTCCAACCTTAATtttgaacaagaaaaaaaaacaactttatttaacCACACATTTGTTTTGTAAAGaggtttataaataaagtcatagtCAGGAAAAAAGTAACAAGCATTCCTTGAGAAGCAATACTGAAAAATTGTGGAAGGAAGGCAGGATTTTTAAACTTTGCATAAACAGAAGGAAAGGTTTGTAGTCTGCAGGATCTTCATTCCCATGAGCATGCATA
This sequence is a window from Xenopus tropicalis strain Nigerian chromosome 2, UCB_Xtro_10.0, whole genome shotgun sequence. Protein-coding genes within it:
- the rpain gene encoding RPA-interacting protein, with protein sequence MEAERRHRALYKGTTPPWKETYRKRCVERLKSNRSKLLDKFRQVGERIHGGVGGSFLVQEVMEEEWKAMQFENGSFPSMWKKEAFSQALTIMQDPDELATFEEIKQELLLEEKAMVDEFENILQFEEQCLDSVVGLSTGDQIVCPVCNRNYLTVTSCFIVCQCGVYINTQSQGMSIEKLHYLLESSLTAHGYHCTEHPVFSVATELGGAGSLLMSCHACDAMVVIL